Within the Blastocatellia bacterium genome, the region GAAAGTTACCCCAGCCTTTGTAGCTAAAGAGCCGTCCCCATTTGAATTGCTGCTACCATTACCGCCAATTGTTGTAATGATTCTTGTTGCTACGTTTACTTTGCGAATACGGTTATTAAAAGAATCGGCAATTAAAATATTTCCATCTATGTCTACAGCTACTCCATTAGGGAAAAAAAACCGGTTGCTTGTGTAGCCTGTCCACCATCCCCGCTAAAACCCTCTTCACCATTACCAGCAATAGTAGTAATAATGCCATTTCTATCAATTTGTCGGACTCTATTACCATCTCCATCAGCAATAAAAATACCGCCTTGTTTATCAACAGCAATGTCCAAAGGTGAAAGTTTAGCTTTTGTCGTGCTGCGCACCATCTCCTAGTGGACAATCAATTTCAGGGCAACCAGCCATACTAGTAACAATACCCGTATTAAAATCAACCTTGCGGACTTGACTAGTCAAACGGTCTGCAATCAACTAATTTCCATCATTATCCAAGGCTATTTCTACAGGCATAAACACTGCACTAGTGGCAACCGATCCATCACCATCAAAATTAGCTTTCCATTGCCAGCAATTGTTGTAATTAAACCAGTTTTAGCATCAACTCTACGAATTCGATTATTATCTTGATCAGCAATAAATAGGTTGCCAAATCCATCAGCAATAGCTTCTGTTGGTCTTATAGTGCTATTAATTGCTGAATACGGTCTGTAGTTGCGCTGTCTTGACCATTTCCAGCTACAGTGCTAATCATTCCAGTATTTATATCAATCTTACGCACTCTGCTATTATCTGTATCACTAATAAAAATATTACCTAGGCTATCCATAGTAGCAAAACTAGGAAAATTTAGGCTTGCTCCTAGTTGCTAAAATATTATCGCCGTTATAATCAGCATCTCCTGTACCAGCAATGTTAGCAATATTACCTGTACTACATCAACTTTTGGATTCGATTATTAAATGAATCAGCAATTAGTAAATTATTTTTGTCATCCAGGAAAATGCCTATAGGAAAACTAAGTGAGGCTTGGAGGGCTGGCCCACTGTCGCCGCTAAAATCAGATCCACCATTACCTACTACAGTAGTAATTATGTTAGTTACCTATCAACTCTTCGGATTCGGTTATTACCTGAATCAGCAATAAAAAATATTGCCCTGTTTATCAATCGCAACGCTTGTTGGCGTGTCAAAGAAGCATTGCTTGCGACTCCATTATCTCCATCAAATGCAGCAACTCCATTACCAGCAATAGTAGTAATATTATTAGTATTAGCATCTATTTTACGGACACGATTATTGCTAGTGTCATAATAAAAATATTGCCATTTATATCAATTGCCACGCTTTGAGGGGAGTTTAAGCTTGCTATGGTTGCTAACATTCCATCGCCGCTAAAGTCTGATCGACCACTACCAGCAATTGTTGTAACAACTCCAGTGTTTACATCAACTTTGCGGATGCGATTATTCAAATCATCAGCAATAATCATATTGCCAACATCATCTAAAGCTATGCTTAACGCGCTTAATGCTACTTCAGAACTAACTGCTTGACCACCATCACCAAGATAAGTCCGCCAGCAATAGTAGTAATTTCACCTGTAGCAAGTTCAGTTATTGGTTTAGGTAAAATGGTAAATCGTTTTTGATCCATTCCTCCGCGAGTTTGGACAGTTAGAGTGCGATCTCCAGCAGATTGTTGACTTGCAACACGAATACGAATACGTCGAGCAGTTTCAACAGTTAAATCTGTAATTAGCTGATTCTCCCAGCACAACTTGGGTGTCAGGAGCAAAATTACTACCTGTTATGATTATTTCTTCGCCGCCTTCTATTCGCGCTTGAGTGCGGCTTAAATTATCTATTTTTGGTGCGCCAATGGTGACAACTTTAACAGCTTCATCTTCGCTAACCGCATTGTTATCAAGTACAAAAGCGCGTGTCGCTTGAACTACTACACTAGTTGCTTGTCCAAAACTAATGCCAGGTTGAGCCAAAGAAATCATTTGACGTTGTGATTGATTTACAGGTTAGTAATAACTTTAACTCCTGTTTGATCAACAACATAAATATTTCCCATAGTATCTAAGCTAATTGATTGAAGGTTATTAAAGGGTAAATTCATTATCTACAAGAGGATTTATTGAAGTATTTGCAATCGGGCCAATGGTTTTAACTTCACCCGTAAAACTAACAGAGCGAATTACATTATTTCCAGCATCGGCAACAAAGATAACTTCGCTTGTACTACTAGCAAAAAATGAAGTTTTTGCAGGATTAACCGACACGCTTACAGGACGGTTAAAAAGAGCCTGACGACCTTGACCATCGGCTTTTCCAGCGTTGCCAGGACTACCAGCTAGCAGGCGGACTTCTTGTTTACCAAAATCAGCTAAATAAATTGCTTATTTCCAGTATCAGCAATTACTAGATTTCCCTCCATTAGCTAGCGCGATACCTTGAGGATTTCTAAAACTGTTTGAGAAAAAGTAGTTATATCATTTGACATTGTTCCTATTGAGCCATTACCTAAGACAGAGACTACATTATTACTAAAATCTACTTTTCTAATGCTATTATTTAGCGTGTCGGCAATGTAAATACCGCCTTGAGGACGATTATCTACAGCCACACCTAGCGGGCCAGCAAATTGGGCTTGTGTCCTTTGCCCATCGAGCTTTCCACGCGTTCCTGATTGTCCAGCAAAAACAGTTATATCAGCATTGCTATTATCTTTTTAAGATTACATGGTTATTTGGATCGCTAATATAAATAGAACCATCTGAGCCTACTTTTGTATCACCTGGAACTTTTCGCCCCTTTGCTTTGTTGACTCTTGCCACAGCAACAAAGTTTGACACTCTTCCCATAGGGCTTTGAACCGTAATAGTTGCGTAACCTTGCTGTAAGCCTGTCACCATACCCGTTTGATCAACAATTGCAATTTCTGGGCTGTCAGACTCAAAACGCAGGTTTTGAGTAATTGGACTATTATTATTATCTAATACAGTTAGCTTAAAGTGGCTAGCTTCATTAACAACCGGGTTAGGATCATTATTTGGCCAACAACTTTATAGAAGCTTGTTGAAATGCAAAATTAAACTTTTATGTGATTTGTTAGAGAATAGATAAGTATTTTGTGGAACAAGCAAACAAATTATTGTTAGGCAAGAGAAAAAAGCAATAAAATTCGGCTCTATGGTGAGATCCTCAAGATAAATAAAATTATCTAAGTAATAAGTGGGGTAATAAATTAACAAGTAAAAAATTTTTCTTGTTAAAATCTTTTCTAATGTATTTATGCTGGTTTATTCTCTCTTTTCTTTAGGATTTATGCAATGTTTTTGAGTTTGTAGCTATTTATCACACTTGGCAAAAAAAATCTTAATGTAACCTCAGTAATAGAAAATTACCTGATTTTTGGATAAAAACAAATGAGTAGTTTAGTTAAAGATATAAATAAAAAATGCTATTTATTCAAATTAGCAAAAGAAATAAAAGATTGGGCAAAAGAATCACAATACTTTAAATTTTAATAGGATAAAATTGTGCCAAAAAATGACCCAGATGATTATTTAAACTTACATTCAACTAAACAAACAGACGACTTTGCTTTAGGTGAGTCAAATGCTGATGAGTTGACAGAAGGCAAAAATACTTTGCCTAATGCAGTTTATATTGTTCCTATAGTTGCGGGATTTGCAATGCTAGTTTTTTTAGCTCTATCAATTTTTGTTTTTAGAGTCTGGGACGAAACGCCTGGCACAAGCAACGAAGCGCAAAGTATTCGAGTAAAAGAAGATAATCAACCTATTGTTGGTAAACAAAAAACTATTAAAACTTCAGTTGAAAATAAAATAAATACACCTTCTCCAATACCCTCATCAATCAATAACCCAATTAGCAACCCAACACCTTTAGCTAAAAACAGAAATAAGCAGTAATTCACCTATTGCAACAATACTTGAAAGTGCTTTGCCAGCAGTTGGAATGGTACTAGTAAAACTCCTGCAAAAATAAAATAAGTTCTGGCTCTGGATTTATGATTACAAATGATGGGCTATTTGTTACTAATTGTCATGTTATTGAAGATTGGCAAGAAATAGCAGTTAAGCTTAATAATAGTGAAAAGATTTATCTTGTTGATGCTATTAATTGTGATACAAAAAAGGACTTAGCCATTTTACGTTTTCGAGAAACAGGAAATTATCCTATTTTAGATTTAGAGGAAAAATTTTACTGCTAGTTTAGGTGATGATGTGGTTATTTTAGGCTATCCATTAGGCACTAAACTTGGTGTAGAAGTTACTTTATCTACAGGAATTATAAGCAGCACTCGAAATATTTCTAATGTTAGTATGTTACAAACCAATGCAGCAATAAATCATGGAAATTTGAAAGGCCAATGATTTCACGTCGTAGCGGTAAGGTTATAGGCATAGTTACTGCTAAAGTAAGAGATAGTGAATCCATTGGGCCAGCAATTAATATTAATGAACTTAAATCCATAGTTAGTAAATAATAGGCTTTCAATTGCCCCAGATTATTTTGACCGGCTAGGCTTGCCGCGAAAACCTTTCTGAAAAGGAACTAGAAAAAATACTTGCTCACCAAGAAGCACGTTGTCAAGTGTTACTAAAATTCCTGTTAAACGCACTCAAGCAGCACAAAAACTAGAGCTAATTTAAAATTGTAAAAGGCTTACTTAATGCTGCTCCGGTTGTAGATGATACTTTTGACACTCTAAATATTGACCAAACAGAACTAAAAACACCTGATAGCTTTCCCTAAAAGCCACACCAAAAGTAAACACAGAACTAATTTTTGAAACCTATAAAATTACTGATGAAGGCGAAATAGGCAAACTTCGGTCGCTGATTAATCAATGGGCTGTAAGTATTCCTCATCATGAATATTTAACCTTTGGAACAGATATTGAGGTTTTAGCGGTTGAAGAACGACCTATTTATTTAATAGATATTAGATATTTATTAGAAAATAGAGAAGTTATAGCAAAACAAAAACCTTATTTTGGTGAAGCATTACCAGTAAATACGCCTGTAAAAAGCTGATCAGTTGCAGTTTGGCAAGTAAAAGTTATGCTCCTGCTACTTATCAATCTAACACTTTAGAGCAAGAAATAACTGCGTCCCGTGAGCGCGTAGAGTGCCAGGTTGCCACCGACAGGGCGAAATGTGGTGTTTAGCCTGTCGTAGTTCAGGACAAGTTGCTTGTAAAGAATGTCAGGGGAAATACCAGTTTAATTGCCTTATTTGTGATGGAAAAGGGCAAATTACCCAAGGTCAACGCCTTATAGATTGTGGTCAATGTCGCGGTGTAGGCATTGCTATTTGTGGATATTGTCGAGAAGGTCTAGCCATTTGTTCAACTTGCCAAGGTAAGCGTCAAGTTGTTTGTAAAGAATGTAGCGGCAAAGGTGAACTCTTAAATTTTCTTAACCTCAAAATTAGCTATCAATTACAATCTGCCCAAACAAATGTTTTCCACCAAATTTTCCTGATTTTATACAAAAAAACTTTTCTCCAACCGAAGAAAACATATTTGTTTTTCGTCCAGAAGGCGAACAATTTGTTAACGCCAAACCTATAAATGAGATTAACCACTTAGACCTACGCAATCCAATTTTAGATTTAGCAACTAAATATTTAGTGAAAAATAGCTCTGAACAAATTCACATTAGCAAGCATTCTATTTCGTTCGTCGATGTCCAGCTATTACTTAAGTTATAGTTTGAAGAAAAGAATATGAACTTTGGGTTATTGGGTCGGATAAAAAGATTTATTCTCGTACTAGTCCAATTTCTGAATATGATAAAAAGTTATCCCAGCTAGCAGCAGAACAGCTAGCAGCAAATTATTTTCTTAACGCTTTAGAGCTACTTTCAGATGCTTTTCGCCATACACCTAATTCTGCAAGTGCTTTAGTTGTAGTAAATAACAGTGTCAAAAAATTACAGGAAAAATTAAAGACAAAGCATTTTTATGAAATTATTGAATCTGCAAGCCAAGCAGAGAAGTTTTAGGTAAAGATCTAGCAGTTAATTTTAGCCGCTTAAAACAACAAGCTACTTCAAATATGAGACGAGAATATGCTGTAGCCAGTGTTGGTTCAGGGTTTGCTAATACTTTTATTTACTTATATTTTTAATGGGAATAAATGGTCAAGTTTACGCTCGTACTTTGACCATGCAGATTAGTTTTCCTTTGGTTATTCTTGCAACTGCTCTAGCTTGGCTTTTGGCGACCTATCTTGCAACTCAAATGGCACGAACAGTTGTTGCTAGTTTAGTTAGTTTAGTCCTAATACTTCTTAGTAGTATATTTAGCTTAATAGAGCAAGATGATTATTTAGCTCGTCGTAAAGGGGAAATTACTGCTCGTTTTGGACAAGGTGATTATGAGTCGTCAAAAGCCGCAATTGAGCCTTCGAGTCGCTAATTGCTATTTCTCCCAAAGATTGGCAGCTACAGTTAATGCCAGGGCGGGCTATGTAAAAGCTACTTACTATGAAAAGGCTGTCCAGTGCTTAAATCTAGCTCTTAACTTAAATGCTAATAATGCTGAGATTTACAATGAATTAGGGTTAGCTTTATTAGGTAAAAATGAAAAGAAGCAGCAATCAAAACTTTCGTCAAGCTACAAACTTATCCCAACCTAAAATTTACCGGGAAGCTTATCAAAACTTAGCTGGTGCTTTAGATATGGCTTATATTGACGGTGCAACATTAACAATGGGACGTAGTGATAATGTTCTAGATCTGCCTGTCCATAGCGTTATTGTAGAAGGTTTTTTTTAATGGATAAATTTGAGGTGACTAATCAAGATTACTTAGAATTTATTAAAGATACTAAGCATATTGCTCCAAGCATTTGGACTAGCGACAGCCCAAAGCCAGGTACAGAAAAAATGCCTGTAACAGGTATAAGCTTAATGGATGCAAAAGCTTTTGCTGAATGGAAAGCTAAAAAAACAGGTTTTGCTTATCGACTTCCTAAAGAAGCAGAATGGGAGCTAGCTGCACGAGGAGCAAAGGGAAGAAATTTTCCTTGGGGTGATGAGTGGAAAACTAATTTAGCTAATGTTAAGGCAGCAGAAGGACGACTAGCTAATGTTGGAAGTTTTACACAAGGAAATAGCCCTGAAGGTGTAGCTGATTTGTTAGGCAATGTTGCAGAATGGATAGATGAGCCGCTAAAAGTTTACCCAAATGGCAAAGCTGTTATTACTGCTGAACTTTGGGTTGTTCGAGGAGGAGCTATGATAGTCTTCCACGCAAGATGGAGCTAGTCGAAGTGGAGCTGTAGCAGAAAAGCAGGATTATCCAAATATAGGTTTTCGATGTAATTAGTGCTAGGAAATTAAATAACTACAAACAAG harbors:
- a CDS encoding serine protease, translated to MITNDGLFVTNCHVIEDWQEIAVKLNNSEKIYLVDAINCDTKKDLAILRFRETGNYPILDLEEKFYC
- a CDS encoding SUMF1/EgtB/PvdO family nonheme iron enzyme; this encodes MDKFEVTNQDYLEFIKDTKHIAPSIWTSDSPKPGTEKMPVTGISLMDAKAFAEWKAKKTGFAYRLPKEAEWELAARGAKGRNFPWGDEWKTNLANVKAAEGRLANVGSFTQGNSPEGVADLLGNVAEWIDEPLKVYPNGKAVITAELWVVRGGAMIVFHARWS
- a CDS encoding tetratricopeptide repeat protein produces the protein MSRQKPQLSLRVANCYFSQRLAATVNARAGYVKATYYEKAVQCLNLALNLNANNAEIYNELGLALLGKNEKKQQSKLSSSYKLIPT
- a CDS encoding IPT/TIG domain-containing protein, encoding MAQPGISFGQATSVVVQATRAFVLDNNAVSEDEAVKVVTIGAPKIDNLSRTQARIEGGEEIIITGSNFAPDTQVVLGESANYRFNC